The following nucleotide sequence is from Gammaproteobacteria bacterium.
CGCCGCTGCGCCAGATGTCCTCGCTAATATCGGCGTCGCGCGGCTTGATAGTCTACGTGGGATGTTCCTGCTTTATGGTCTGGCAGGATTTACCGTCTGGCTGATTTATTGGTACCAGCCGGTGTCAGCCGACCGCAAGGACATTCAATCCACGCCTCTTGGTCCCTCACGCGGGATTGTGGTACGGCTGGCATTGCTGTTCGCGGTTGATGCCTTCGCTGGCGGCCTAGTAGTCAATTCTCTGTTGGCCCTATGGCTCCTTGACCGCTTTGGCCTGTCGCTCGCTGCCACTGGTGCTTTTTTCTTCTGGTCGGGACTCCTCACCGCCATGTCGCAGCTTCTTGCTCCTTGGGTGGCAAAAAAAATTGGGCTGCTGAATACCATGGTCTTCACCCATATTCCCGCCAATCTTTTTCTTATTCTCGCTGCTTTTGCTCCTGCCTGGAGCTGGGCGCTTACCTTCTTGCTCCTGCGTGGCCTTCTTTCGCAAATGGATGTACCGACGCGATCCGCCTACGTCATGGCAGTAGTTACTCCGGCGGAGCGTACCGCAGCGGCGAGTTTTACCGCCGTGCCGCGCAGCCTTGCCTCGGCAACAGGCCCGGCGTTAAGCGGCGTACTCCTTGGGTTAGGCTGGCTCGGTCTGCCGTTGATTGTCTGCGGATTGATGAAAATCATCTATGATCTTGCGCTGTGGAGAAGTTTTCGACGCTATAAAATTAATAGTTAACCCAAGTTGCTACCTAAAAGGGGTAATACTACGAAAAAGAAGATAGAAAAAATTAGGCTGGGTGACATTCTGGTCCAGCAAAGTCTCATTACTGCCGAGCAGCTAAAATTCT
It contains:
- a CDS encoding ABC transporter permease is translated as MMGVVSNQQENLMKHLLIARGLRACADGYAAVLLPAYLLTLGFGRWEVGLISTATLLGSALMTLALGAWGHMLPRDRLLPAAALLMVGTGLGIAGFSGWWPLLLVGFIGTLNPGAGDVSIFLPLEHARIATVVEGEARTRLFARYSLIGTLCAALGALAAAAPDVLANIGVARLDSLRGMFLLYGLAGFTVWLIYWYQPVSADRKDIQSTPLGPSRGIVVRLALLFAVDAFAGGLVVNSLLALWLLDRFGLSLAATGAFFFWSGLLTAMSQLLAPWVAKKIGLLNTMVFTHIPANLFLILAAFAPAWSWALTFLLLRGLLSQMDVPTRSAYVMAVVTPAERTAAASFTAVPRSLASATGPALSGVLLGLGWLGLPLIVCGLMKIIYDLALWRSFRRYKINS